From the genome of Romeriopsis navalis LEGE 11480, one region includes:
- a CDS encoding tetratricopeptide repeat protein → MPQPSVDQLLQNLHNNDEKLRERATQALWNTWFEQKGVVGLQRLQRAQLLLQTGQIERAIVLLDQLIAEMPDFAEAWNRRAVLYFTQQRYAAAIDDCQVVVHAIPIHFGAWSGMARCYAALNDYQQAIVAVRRALDLQPYALENQRLLLECTAQLT, encoded by the coding sequence ATGCCTCAACCATCCGTCGATCAACTTTTACAGAACCTTCACAACAACGATGAAAAGCTGCGCGAACGGGCCACGCAAGCACTATGGAATACTTGGTTTGAGCAAAAAGGTGTTGTGGGATTGCAACGTCTGCAACGGGCGCAACTGTTGCTTCAAACAGGGCAAATTGAGCGAGCAATTGTCTTGCTCGACCAGTTAATTGCGGAAATGCCTGATTTTGCGGAAGCCTGGAATCGGCGCGCTGTGCTGTATTTTACTCAGCAACGCTATGCCGCCGCAATTGATGATTGCCAAGTGGTGGTGCATGCCATCCCCATCCATTTTGGTGCTTGGTCGGGCATGGCACGTTGCTACGCCGCCCTGAATGATTATCAACAGGCAATTGTGGCAGTGCGCCGAGCCCTTGATCTACAGCCCTATGC